The following coding sequences are from one Arcobacter nitrofigilis DSM 7299 window:
- a CDS encoding (Fe-S)-binding protein, with protein sequence MTIGLFIPCFMNELYPEASMATLKLLEKLKFNVEYPMEQTCCGQPMANSGCSQDIEKLAHRFVNTFKKYDYVVAPSGSCVTMVKEHYEPFFNDNKDYNKIKTSIYEITEFLHDIAKIDKLDSKFNYKVGVHNSCHGHRVLKLGSASELNIPHFNKLENLLSLVEGIELVKLNREDECCGFGGTFCVTEEAISVAMGKDRIKDHMDSNVQIMTGADMSCLMHMQGIMNRDKNPIKVMHISEILLGETI encoded by the coding sequence ATGACTATAGGACTATTTATACCTTGCTTTATGAATGAGCTTTATCCAGAAGCATCAATGGCAACTTTAAAGCTTTTAGAAAAATTAAAATTTAATGTAGAATATCCAATGGAGCAGACTTGCTGTGGACAGCCTATGGCAAACTCAGGTTGTAGCCAAGATATTGAAAAACTAGCACACAGATTTGTAAATACTTTTAAAAAATATGATTATGTAGTAGCACCTAGTGGTTCATGTGTAACCATGGTAAAAGAGCATTATGAACCATTTTTTAATGATAATAAAGATTATAATAAAATCAAAACATCAATATACGAAATAACAGAATTTTTACATGACATTGCAAAAATCGATAAATTAGATTCAAAATTTAACTACAAAGTTGGAGTCCATAATTCATGTCATGGACATAGAGTTTTAAAACTTGGAAGTGCAAGTGAACTTAATATTCCTCATTTTAATAAATTAGAAAATCTTTTATCTCTTGTTGAGGGGATAGAACTAGTTAAATTAAATAGAGAGGATGAATGCTGTGGCTTTGGTGGTACTTTTTGTGTAACAGAAGAAGCAATATCTGTTGCTATGGGAAAAGATAGAATAAAAGATCACATGGATTCAAATGTTCAAATTATGACAGGTGCAGATATGTCATGTTTGATGCATATGCAAGGAATAATGAATAGGGATAAAAACCCAATAAAAGTTATGCATATAAGTGAAATACTTTTAGGAGAAACGATATGA